In a genomic window of Chrysemys picta bellii isolate R12L10 chromosome 1, ASM1138683v2, whole genome shotgun sequence:
- the LOC135977053 gene encoding trefoil factor 2-like produces the protein MEEKGFWLLAIVLVLECRILIEGGEIPRTGECGMKVKERTNCGYGGISEKECITKGCCFDDKYPGVPWCFYPHLRTGTGQCAMNVKDRTNCGYSGISVKECQTRGCCFDAKYPGVPWCFYPHLKTGTGQCGMKVKERTNCGYSGISVKECVTKGCCFDDKYPGVAWCFYPHLKKVTIPREAELYKPTFLASFFNQECLEDV, from the exons ATGGAAGAGAAGGGGTTTTGGTTACTGGCGATTGTCCTGGTATTGGAATGCAGAATCCTGATTGAAGGAGGTGAAATACCAA GAACAGGTGAATGTGGTATGAAAGTAAAAGAAAGAACGAATTGTGGTTATGGAGGCATTTCAGAAAAAGAATGCATAACTAAGGGATGTTGCTTTGATGACAAATACCCAGGTGTGCCGTGGTGTTTCTATCCTCACCTCAGAACAG GTACAGGTCAATGTGCTATGAACGTAAAAGACAGAACGAACTGTGGTTATTCAGGCATTTCAGTAAAAGAATGCCAAACTAGGGGATGTTGTTTTGATGCAAAATACCCAGGTGTGCCGTGGTGTTTCTATCCTCACCTCAAAACAG GTACAGGTCAATGTGGTATGAAAGTAAAAGAAAGAACGAACTGTGGTTATTCAGGCATTTCAGTAAAAGAATGCGTAACTAAGGGATGTTGCTTTGATGACAAATACCCAGGTGTTGCATGGTGTTTCTATCCTCACCTCAAAAAAG TGACTATCCCCAGAGAAGCAGAACTTTATAAACCAACATTCTTAGCTTCCTTCTTTAACCAAGAGTGTTTGGAAGAcgtgtag